A portion of the Paenibacillus sonchi genome contains these proteins:
- a CDS encoding MATE family efflux transporter, with amino-acid sequence MSDEILKGPIVPTSIKLAVPVIIGQLMLLCHGITNTVFISMIDKSSTALITGIGLIFPIHMCFLAMSLGLFTGMSSIVARGIGEKNKHITDRAAGSGLWLAIGLGLISVTAIYLFSSSIVPFLSGSEMSQEALDNALAYLHWILPGLGLMLVFQTLLGVLQGEGLSKYYGMAMLLSTVINIILDPIFIFGLDMGVAGAALATTIAMSIALLFVISLFHRKKSSLPVTWRARNVDRTVITKIVYIGLPQTLSMISLSVASASINNLMGSISENAMNSWTIVGRIDELLLLAGYGFGSASLTQIGQNYGSGNMSRVLSIFKTNVLLSLALCSLLVLVYNGLATHIFSMFTGVSDVVDGAVRQVRIVSLSYLGVVTAIVVTSSFQGTGRAMPGLILDILRMGLLTIPVSYMLFYWYDAGATGIFYAMAVINLVMMVFAFGWCYLYLKKLKQSSGLTEALAFK; translated from the coding sequence ATGTCTGATGAAATACTAAAAGGCCCGATTGTTCCAACATCTATCAAGCTTGCTGTGCCGGTTATCATCGGGCAATTAATGCTGCTTTGCCACGGCATAACAAATACCGTATTTATTTCGATGATCGACAAGTCATCGACAGCGCTGATAACCGGGATAGGTCTGATCTTTCCGATACATATGTGCTTCCTTGCCATGAGCCTTGGACTGTTCACCGGTATGAGCTCGATTGTAGCGAGAGGTATCGGTGAGAAGAACAAACATATAACTGACAGGGCGGCGGGTTCAGGCCTATGGTTGGCAATTGGACTGGGGCTGATTTCCGTTACCGCAATCTATCTGTTTTCCAGCTCTATCGTCCCGTTTCTGTCCGGTTCCGAGATGAGCCAGGAAGCGCTGGACAATGCGCTGGCCTACTTGCATTGGATTCTCCCTGGCCTTGGCTTGATGCTGGTGTTTCAGACGCTTCTGGGCGTGCTGCAAGGAGAAGGCTTGTCAAAATATTACGGAATGGCCATGCTTCTTTCCACTGTAATCAATATTATCCTGGACCCGATCTTCATATTCGGGCTGGATATGGGCGTTGCCGGTGCCGCATTGGCCACTACAATCGCCATGTCCATCGCTCTTTTGTTTGTTATCAGCCTGTTCCACAGGAAAAAATCGAGTCTTCCCGTCACCTGGAGAGCCAGAAATGTGGATCGGACTGTAATTACCAAAATTGTCTATATCGGCCTGCCACAGACACTCAGCATGATCTCTCTGTCTGTTGCAAGCGCATCTATCAATAATTTGATGGGCTCCATCAGCGAAAATGCAATGAACTCCTGGACTATTGTCGGAAGAATCGATGAGCTTCTCCTGCTGGCAGGTTATGGCTTTGGCAGCGCCTCATTGACCCAGATCGGCCAAAACTACGGTAGCGGAAATATGTCCCGAGTACTCAGCATTTTCAAGACCAATGTGCTGCTGTCGCTAGCGCTGTGCAGCTTGCTTGTTCTGGTCTACAACGGCCTGGCGACCCACATCTTCTCCATGTTCACCGGAGTATCCGATGTGGTGGATGGTGCCGTAAGACAGGTGCGGATCGTTTCGCTTTCCTATCTAGGCGTAGTGACAGCTATAGTAGTAACCAGCTCCTTCCAAGGAACTGGAAGAGCAATGCCGGGGCTCATTCTCGATATTCTGCGAATGGGGCTGCTAACCATCCCTGTGTCATATATGCTCTTCTATTGGTATGATGCAGGTGCCACCGGTATTTTCTATGCCATGGCGGTTATCAACCTGGTTATGATGGTGTTCGCCTTTGGATGGTGCTATCTGTATCTTAAGAAACTCAAGCAGTCCAGCGGTTTGACGGAAGCATTGGCATTCAAATAA
- a CDS encoding MBL fold metallo-hydrolase, translating to MDRSCIVYSIRTSYADFINYCYLVEDLQSKMAFIVDPSWEIEKIVRKLEELQVQLRAILLTHSHFDHINLVEPLTDLYNPKVYISQREIDDYQYRCRNVRGLHDLDEIHFGNVRIKCLLTPGHTSGGMCYQVADYLFSGDTLFSEGCGSCFCSGGSADQMFESIQKIRMVVPSDTRVFPGHSYGIAPGQTMRTLLNQNIYFHLTRREDFVRFRMRDNQSSLLHFK from the coding sequence GTGGACCGGAGCTGCATCGTTTATTCAATCAGAACCAGCTATGCGGATTTTATCAATTATTGCTATCTTGTCGAGGATTTGCAGTCAAAAATGGCGTTTATAGTAGACCCGTCCTGGGAAATAGAGAAGATTGTCCGCAAGCTGGAGGAATTGCAAGTACAGCTGCGGGCTATTCTGTTGACGCATTCTCATTTTGACCACATTAATCTGGTTGAGCCGTTAACCGATTTGTATAATCCGAAAGTCTATATATCACAGAGAGAAATCGATGACTATCAGTACCGGTGCAGAAATGTTCGCGGACTGCATGATCTGGACGAAATTCACTTTGGTAATGTCAGGATCAAATGCCTGCTTACGCCTGGTCATACATCTGGAGGCATGTGTTATCAAGTGGCGGACTATCTGTTTAGCGGTGACACGCTCTTCAGTGAAGGCTGCGGCTCGTGCTTTTGCAGCGGAGGCTCCGCTGACCAGATGTTCGAGAGCATTCAAAAGATCAGAATGGTAGTACCGTCTGATACACGCGTTTTTCCTGGCCACTCTTACGGTATTGCTCCCGGACAGACGATGAGGACACTGCTGAATCAGAATATTTATTTTCATTTAACAAGAAGAGAGGATTTTGTGCGATTTCGGATGAGGGACAATCAGAGTTCGTTGCTTCATTTCAAATAG
- a CDS encoding 4'-phosphopantetheinyl transferase family protein, with protein MNSLQYEARIRSYLLGRYAAKSAASQLIGELDLKQLRVKNGIFQQPLLISGDGRSHPVSISHCGDVSAAVAFPVELQMGIDVEALDEANYTAVETQMTEREKATLSKLPVSYEKGLMLLWTAKESLSKAVKTGMTTPFSIYEINQIEMRSAYTVSTHTYFTQYITISVLGSRYAVSLTVPKLARMPEAFGHECQSFLAKI; from the coding sequence TTGAACAGCCTACAATACGAGGCGAGAATCCGAAGCTATCTGCTGGGGCGATATGCTGCGAAGTCGGCGGCGTCCCAACTGATCGGAGAACTGGATTTAAAGCAACTGCGGGTGAAGAACGGAATCTTTCAGCAGCCTCTGCTGATCTCCGGTGATGGCCGCAGTCATCCGGTCAGCATCAGCCATTGCGGGGATGTGTCGGCGGCGGTTGCTTTTCCGGTGGAACTTCAGATGGGAATTGATGTGGAAGCACTGGATGAAGCCAACTATACAGCTGTTGAGACCCAGATGACCGAACGCGAAAAAGCAACCCTATCTAAGCTCCCTGTCTCTTATGAAAAAGGATTGATGCTGTTATGGACTGCCAAAGAATCCTTATCAAAAGCTGTAAAGACCGGAATGACCACGCCCTTCTCCATCTATGAAATCAATCAAATTGAGATGAGGTCGGCATATACGGTAAGCACTCATACTTATTTCACCCAATATATAACCATCTCTGTTCTGGGGAGCCGCTATGCGGTATCCCTGACTGTGCCCAAGCTTGCCAGGATGCCGGAAGCATTCGGGCATGAGTGCCAATCATTTCTTGCAAAGATATGA
- a CDS encoding acyltransferase domain-containing protein: MNKSVVFMFSGQGSQYYHMGRCLYNQQPVFREWMQTLDRVACDMLGVSLIQIIYDDAKPKRNAFERLQYTHPALYMVQFSLAQVLIEQGLRPDFVLGTSLGETVAAAVAGATAPEEMLRLVNGQARLVESLCEPGGMIAILHDPRLYEEEPLLYCFSELASVHYHSHFVVAGSHRNLECIMKYLKAEGILFQALPVTRAFHCSCLEPAREQHAEILQHVVCQQLQIPLASCVHGEVINQLSPSYFWDAARQPIQFPAALHSLESAGPCLYLDLGPSGTLNHFVKSNLSAGSPSEHAAVLTPFHQDLNHLEEVFNRWNSG, translated from the coding sequence ATGAACAAATCCGTTGTATTTATGTTCTCCGGCCAAGGCTCTCAGTATTATCATATGGGAAGATGCCTGTACAATCAGCAGCCTGTTTTCCGCGAGTGGATGCAGACACTGGACCGGGTCGCCTGTGATATGCTCGGGGTATCCTTGATACAGATTATTTACGATGACGCCAAACCAAAGAGGAACGCGTTTGAGCGTCTGCAGTATACCCATCCTGCGCTTTATATGGTGCAATTTTCCTTGGCGCAGGTTCTGATTGAACAAGGACTCCGGCCCGACTTCGTTCTGGGAACCAGCCTGGGAGAAACGGTCGCTGCCGCTGTGGCCGGGGCAACGGCCCCTGAGGAAATGCTTCGGCTTGTCAACGGGCAGGCACGGTTGGTAGAATCCCTTTGCGAGCCAGGAGGGATGATCGCCATTTTGCATGATCCTCGGCTCTATGAAGAGGAACCACTGCTCTACTGCTTCAGTGAGCTGGCATCGGTGCACTACCATTCGCACTTTGTTGTTGCAGGCTCCCACCGGAATCTGGAGTGCATCATGAAGTATTTGAAGGCGGAAGGCATCCTGTTCCAAGCACTTCCGGTTACGCGCGCGTTCCATTGTTCCTGTCTTGAACCTGCGAGAGAACAACATGCGGAGATACTGCAACATGTAGTCTGCCAGCAACTACAGATTCCTTTGGCTTCGTGTGTCCATGGGGAGGTAATAAATCAGCTATCTCCCAGTTATTTTTGGGATGCTGCCCGGCAGCCGATCCAGTTTCCTGCCGCCCTGCATTCGCTTGAATCAGCAGGCCCCTGCTTGTATCTGGATTTGGGGCCGTCTGGTACCTTGAATCATTTTGTAAAAAGTAATTTGTCCGCTGGTTCGCCATCGGAACATGCCGCTGTGCTGACACCGTTTCACCAGGATTTGAATCATCTTGAGGAAGTATTTAACCGCTGGAATTCAGGTTGA
- a CDS encoding LytR/AlgR family response regulator transcription factor: protein MRRQLSVIIAEDKPLDRMKIEQYAHELNLKIVSSVASGEWFIDECVKYEPDIVLVNVGLHGTDGISAFRKIQEKGIKSHLILVTGTHDLNLFLEAIKLNCVDFIHKPVELDRLAEAIKKVKDIIDKELLISKSIPGRILKIMSHYRTLYINERNLIYATKVKGEHKTILYIEGDKQEGVETKMSLSDIQNQCSEWIFSPNQSNLVNMNFIHKVYASENFMGSYVIRLLFNDTEIDLTRRNRKKFDYLYSKLNLGV from the coding sequence GTGAGAAGACAATTATCGGTGATTATTGCTGAAGATAAGCCATTGGATAGAATGAAAATAGAACAATATGCTCATGAACTAAATTTAAAAATAGTCAGTTCTGTAGCCTCAGGGGAATGGTTTATCGATGAATGTGTTAAATATGAACCAGATATTGTGCTGGTAAATGTAGGTCTACACGGGACTGATGGCATATCTGCTTTTCGGAAAATTCAAGAAAAGGGCATCAAATCTCATTTGATTTTGGTCACCGGAACTCATGATTTAAATTTATTTCTTGAAGCAATAAAATTAAACTGCGTGGATTTTATTCATAAACCGGTGGAACTTGATCGTCTTGCTGAAGCTATCAAAAAAGTCAAAGATATTATAGATAAAGAATTGCTCATATCTAAATCAATACCTGGCCGCATTCTCAAGATAATGTCACATTATAGAACCTTGTATATTAATGAGCGAAACCTAATTTATGCTACTAAAGTTAAGGGAGAACATAAAACCATTCTTTATATTGAAGGGGATAAGCAAGAAGGAGTAGAGACTAAAATGTCTCTCTCAGATATCCAAAATCAATGTTCTGAATGGATATTTTCACCTAATCAGTCTAATTTGGTGAACATGAATTTTATTCACAAGGTTTATGCGAGCGAAAATTTTATGGGAAGTTACGTTATTCGATTACTTTTTAACGATACGGAGATAGACCTTACCCGGCGAAATAGAAAAAAATTTGACTATCTGTATTCAAAGCTAAATCTTGGAGTATAG
- a CDS encoding tyrosine-type recombinase/integrase, translating to MTGVRNLVNLSEIGLYALNENTYAFNLNRTEMIQILLDQSYYSKISSEVKRYENNFGEYDYSSVSNIGMIYLYIHRKQGKRKDKTKKEYGRELLQFIEYFTLHNIFDIRSLKRSQMEDYQIWLEEKYEKRKTQAKKITILSSFLKWCFEENYLERDLTRGLAGVSLDKAQIPDREISPEALSSSLHFFDNDPKFQGLLLLLATSGLRLNEVVTPDWKDLYWDQERRKYYVRTKTKRDGERHAHIRNEVFQLLTEYRRRLGLATEIDPTDQTPFYPNRYGKRYTLTSLSALVSKKLAAANLRTESHHKATAHFLRHYFARAAFNNGASIGMIAKTLDHKSTQTTENYLSRELKKENDVSDFVSIPGFNGWNRL from the coding sequence ATGACAGGCGTGAGAAATTTGGTAAATTTATCTGAAATAGGATTATATGCATTAAATGAAAATACTTATGCTTTTAATCTAAATCGCACTGAAATGATACAAATTTTACTTGATCAAAGTTACTACTCCAAAATCTCCTCAGAGGTGAAAAGGTATGAAAATAATTTTGGAGAATACGATTACTCTTCGGTTTCCAATATTGGGATGATTTACTTATACATACATCGGAAGCAGGGCAAGAGAAAAGATAAAACAAAAAAGGAATATGGTAGAGAATTATTACAGTTTATTGAGTATTTTACGCTTCACAACATTTTTGACATAAGATCTTTGAAACGTTCACAGATGGAAGATTATCAAATATGGCTTGAGGAAAAATATGAGAAAAGGAAAACTCAGGCTAAAAAAATCACAATACTTTCCTCATTTCTGAAGTGGTGTTTTGAAGAGAACTATTTGGAGAGAGATTTAACTCGTGGGCTTGCAGGTGTTTCATTAGATAAAGCACAAATCCCTGATCGAGAAATATCACCAGAGGCCTTGAGCTCTTCCCTTCATTTTTTTGACAATGATCCGAAATTTCAAGGCCTGCTTCTTTTGCTAGCTACATCCGGGCTGCGCTTAAATGAAGTGGTCACACCTGACTGGAAGGATCTTTATTGGGACCAAGAAAGAAGAAAGTATTATGTACGAACTAAAACGAAGCGAGACGGAGAGCGGCATGCTCATATAAGAAACGAAGTTTTTCAGTTATTAACTGAATATCGTAGACGGCTAGGATTAGCGACCGAAATCGATCCTACGGATCAAACTCCTTTTTACCCCAATAGGTATGGAAAGCGATATACCCTCACCAGCCTATCTGCCTTAGTTTCAAAAAAATTAGCTGCAGCCAATTTACGTACTGAATCACATCATAAAGCAACCGCTCACTTTTTGAGACATTATTTTGCCAGAGCAGCTTTTAATAATGGTGCTTCAATTGGCATGATCGCCAAAACTCTTGATCATAAGAGTACTCAAACCACTGAAAATTATTTATCTCGAGAATTAAAGAAAGAAAATGATGTTTCTGATTTCGTTTCAATCCCTGGATTTAATGGTTGGAATCGATTATAG
- a CDS encoding helix-turn-helix domain-containing protein: MDKYLTVVEVAEILKLTVSTVYKLIDHDNLDQTNSAKKLKPINPTTYRGEGGYRFSPEEIERIKPYYVKEKLTPAEASKKIGRSTTYIYKLLKKGLPYERAVYRGKETYLISPGDLEPYVNEKTNFGKYDTIFDKKTGVYLFQLYTLNNQIGRIISIKRVNHKRIESVLQVEGKQIPLEEALSKGWVPVTTIGERKIVTSYGYASFVFPIPMDMSSMIYETINILFELAGPLNLRVSVRGSSIYVDVKKCIYQ; this comes from the coding sequence ATGGATAAATATCTAACTGTAGTGGAAGTAGCGGAGATACTGAAATTAACCGTGTCTACTGTATATAAACTAATTGATCATGATAATTTAGATCAGACTAATTCAGCAAAAAAATTAAAACCAATAAATCCAACCACGTACCGAGGTGAAGGGGGATATCGCTTTTCACCGGAGGAAATCGAAAGAATCAAACCCTATTATGTTAAAGAGAAACTTACTCCTGCAGAAGCATCAAAAAAAATTGGTCGTTCGACTACTTACATTTATAAGTTGCTTAAGAAGGGATTGCCCTATGAACGAGCTGTATATCGCGGGAAGGAAACCTATTTAATTTCTCCGGGGGATCTTGAACCATATGTAAACGAGAAAACCAATTTTGGCAAGTACGATACGATCTTTGACAAAAAAACCGGAGTGTATTTATTCCAGCTGTATACTTTAAACAATCAAATCGGTCGCATTATTAGCATAAAAAGGGTAAACCACAAGCGAATCGAATCAGTTCTCCAGGTAGAAGGTAAACAGATACCTCTTGAAGAGGCACTTTCAAAGGGGTGGGTTCCGGTAACAACAATAGGGGAGCGCAAAATAGTCACCAGTTACGGATATGCCTCATTTGTGTTTCCTATACCTATGGATATGAGTTCGATGATATACGAAACAATAAATATATTATTTGAATTGGCTGGACCTCTTAATCTTCGAGTGAGCGTTAGGGGAAGCAGTATTTATGTAGATGTCAAAAAATGTATTTACCAGTAA
- a CDS encoding AbrB/MazE/SpoVT family DNA-binding domain-containing protein produces MGEQTSYKAIGSLRSVDFMGRVGFPKAVRQNYNIQPGSEIEMYVVGDKIILEKYKPQCCFCGSDQRITTFMEKDICEHCIGELYDIKS; encoded by the coding sequence ATGGGGGAGCAAACGAGTTATAAAGCAATTGGATCGCTTCGCTCGGTTGATTTTATGGGAAGAGTTGGATTTCCTAAGGCTGTCCGACAAAACTACAACATTCAGCCGGGAAGTGAAATAGAAATGTATGTTGTTGGAGATAAAATTATCTTGGAAAAATACAAGCCTCAATGCTGCTTTTGTGGATCTGATCAGCGAATTACGACATTTATGGAAAAAGATATCTGTGAACACTGCATTGGAGAGCTTTACGACATTAAAAGCTGA
- a CDS encoding ThiF family adenylyltransferase produces MIQLSNFHPEYTKIMYYIVLIGSGGTGGYAVQRITKQMSAFSDVRSYLMLADPDVIEERNLLRQPFITRDLGLKKSEVLSSRYGSTYGLKIGSSAEKYIESVEELESLFSHTSYLHSQRQYIQKVLIGAVDNDFSRKIMNDYFNHSDDLVYIDAGIEGIYLPENGDKQEDEWTDTELEDHLESGYSGQVVVGLKKKGEVILQPIHGIYPIDSNDLIPPSHNCGLEPSQPQRMIANEMAALQISILMNELFASNSIRTHVINFNAQLGNSRAEAAPDVPLPIN; encoded by the coding sequence ATGATTCAATTATCCAATTTTCATCCAGAATACACTAAAATTATGTACTACATAGTTTTGATCGGAAGCGGTGGAACAGGCGGATACGCTGTACAACGCATAACGAAACAGATGAGTGCATTCAGTGATGTTCGCTCATACCTGATGCTTGCAGATCCGGATGTTATTGAAGAGCGTAACCTTTTACGACAACCCTTTATCACTCGTGATTTGGGGCTCAAAAAATCGGAGGTGTTATCCTCTAGGTATGGCTCTACTTACGGATTGAAAATTGGTTCCTCTGCAGAGAAGTATATTGAGTCAGTAGAGGAGCTGGAGAGCTTATTCTCCCATACGAGTTATTTACACTCACAGAGGCAGTATATTCAGAAAGTATTGATAGGGGCAGTAGATAATGACTTTTCCCGGAAGATCATGAATGATTACTTTAATCATAGTGATGATCTTGTCTATATTGATGCAGGGATTGAAGGTATTTACTTGCCTGAGAATGGAGATAAGCAGGAAGATGAATGGACGGATACAGAACTTGAAGATCACTTAGAAAGTGGTTATTCAGGTCAAGTGGTGGTTGGCCTAAAAAAGAAGGGGGAGGTTATTCTTCAGCCGATTCACGGAATCTACCCCATTGATTCGAATGATCTAATACCTCCATCCCATAACTGTGGTTTGGAACCTTCTCAACCTCAACGAATGATTGCGAATGAAATGGCAGCTCTACAGATCAGCATATTAATGAATGAGTTGTTTGCCTCCAATTCTATTCGCACACACGTTATTAATTTCAATGCTCAATTGGGAAATTCACGTGCGGAAGCAGCACCGGATGTCCCTCTCCCAATTAATTAA
- a CDS encoding helix-turn-helix domain-containing protein, with translation MTTFAEQIGAKIRLHRSRQKWTQEQLAEKSGTTASYIGQLERGEKDVRIQTLEKVATALGMSVYEVFDNEQQEGVLINKKWVWESVLLLLRHSHEKQHHAYRILKELLEPEHLEKAPEPKQ, from the coding sequence TTGACAACATTTGCAGAACAGATAGGGGCAAAAATCCGGCTGCATCGAAGCCGTCAAAAATGGACACAGGAGCAACTTGCGGAAAAAAGCGGTACGACTGCCTCCTACATTGGGCAACTCGAACGCGGAGAAAAGGACGTCCGGATACAAACCTTGGAGAAAGTCGCGACTGCCCTTGGCATGAGCGTCTATGAAGTGTTCGACAATGAACAACAAGAGGGAGTGTTAATCAACAAGAAATGGGTGTGGGAAAGCGTGTTGCTCTTGCTGCGTCACAGTCATGAAAAACAGCATCACGCTTACCGGATACTCAAAGAGCTGCTGGAGCCGGAGCATCTGGAAAAAGCCCCTGAACCTAAGCAGTAA
- a CDS encoding helix-turn-helix domain-containing protein, with product MIECINLNSNLDHMENRGYSLHTLIEHQLLRQEITLQELAKQSGINRGVLSAFFSRHRPKSMSIRQLDQIAKALGQAEGWLYDAYVMECFTDGKIHWKQLKTFLIRCVDLKREDLIATILSLLMEKPVHTQDVFLLAETLFAEGKWEASIPFYRFVCDTEIKQHTERLAISQYKWFRARLGMDLKANFEATVQFAPFRNRLDEHHQLDALLQMANVYFTLQQWDEVLQVADEMRALVIVLLQQQRERVRRGLVKRTRLPTERHLVVYYGQSYMLKGNALVWLERYEEAFPFIAQYQDLSWFDELDETGWQEVKRFTLFAEGNRFDLLMLLGHAEKVPDYVDFLDKNMEEWLPGFLSIITAANRFRFDVDEVILHYTKPLEALRQPQVLENHSYYHSSSSLRRYTLLCCQLATYELERGRYHLGMDWLLQGMTYSISTNNRDVMLTCTAYMDTYRHKAGPEHLYAYESLMKEVIEDAKTSHVSLAGYNSW from the coding sequence ATGATCGAATGCATTAACCTCAATTCCAATCTTGATCATATGGAGAATAGAGGCTACTCCTTACATACACTCATTGAACATCAACTTCTTCGACAAGAGATCACTTTACAGGAGCTGGCAAAGCAGTCCGGGATTAACCGCGGGGTATTAAGCGCGTTTTTTTCACGTCACCGGCCAAAGTCCATGTCCATTCGTCAACTGGATCAGATCGCCAAAGCCTTGGGACAAGCTGAAGGTTGGTTATATGATGCTTATGTTATGGAATGCTTTACAGACGGCAAGATTCACTGGAAGCAATTGAAAACCTTCCTGATTCGCTGCGTGGATCTGAAACGGGAGGATTTGATTGCAACCATATTGTCGTTGCTGATGGAGAAGCCGGTCCACACTCAGGATGTATTTCTTTTGGCAGAGACGCTGTTTGCTGAGGGGAAGTGGGAAGCTTCGATCCCTTTTTATCGGTTTGTCTGCGATACTGAAATTAAGCAGCATACAGAACGTTTGGCCATCAGTCAGTATAAATGGTTTCGGGCGCGGTTGGGGATGGATCTGAAGGCCAACTTTGAAGCGACTGTACAGTTTGCACCTTTCCGAAATCGACTGGACGAACATCACCAGCTCGATGCACTTCTGCAGATGGCTAATGTGTATTTCACCCTTCAACAATGGGATGAAGTACTGCAAGTCGCAGATGAAATGCGAGCATTGGTTATTGTTCTGCTCCAACAGCAAAGAGAGCGCGTACGCCGGGGGCTGGTCAAAAGAACACGACTACCCACAGAGCGTCATTTGGTCGTATACTACGGACAAAGTTACATGCTTAAAGGCAATGCTTTGGTATGGTTGGAACGCTATGAGGAAGCTTTTCCCTTTATTGCCCAGTACCAGGACCTGAGCTGGTTCGATGAGTTAGACGAAACCGGTTGGCAAGAAGTCAAACGTTTTACTCTGTTTGCCGAGGGAAATCGATTCGATTTGCTCATGCTTCTGGGACATGCCGAGAAGGTGCCAGATTACGTTGATTTTTTGGACAAGAATATGGAAGAGTGGCTACCGGGATTTTTGAGTATAATCACTGCAGCTAATCGGTTTCGTTTTGATGTAGACGAAGTAATTTTGCATTACACTAAACCGCTGGAGGCGCTTCGACAGCCACAAGTATTGGAGAATCATTCCTACTACCATTCCTCCAGCTCATTGCGCCGATATACTCTTCTCTGCTGTCAACTGGCCACATATGAACTCGAGCGTGGCAGGTACCACCTTGGGATGGACTGGTTGCTACAAGGGATGACTTACTCCATCTCCACAAATAACCGCGATGTGATGTTAACCTGTACGGCCTACATGGATACATACCGGCACAAGGCTGGTCCTGAACATTTGTATGCCTATGAATCTCTGATGAAGGAGGTGATCGAAGATGCGAAAACGTCTCATGTCTCTCTTGCTGGCTACAATTCTTGGTAG
- a CDS encoding helix-turn-helix domain-containing protein — MVQQQAKKRVGELIRLHRKMAGWTQEQLAERVGTSFSYIGALERGERNMTVDTLESIASALQIDFFDLLQPASMGSETTEYLLAIHLLLQAHEVNDQRRALFVLREMFRKD; from the coding sequence ATGGTGCAACAACAAGCGAAAAAGCGGGTAGGCGAACTCATTCGCCTGCACCGCAAGATGGCGGGATGGACACAGGAGCAATTGGCCGAACGCGTGGGGACTTCCTTCTCTTATATTGGAGCATTGGAGCGGGGAGAACGAAATATGACAGTGGATACGCTTGAAAGTATTGCATCCGCCTTGCAGATCGATTTTTTTGATTTGCTGCAGCCGGCCAGCATGGGGAGCGAAACTACAGAATACTTACTAGCCATCCACCTTCTGTTGCAAGCTCATGAGGTGAACGATCAGCGCCGAGCGTTATTCGTCTTAAGAGAAATGTTTCGAAAGGATTAA
- a CDS encoding aspartyl-phosphate phosphatase Spo0E family protein — translation MGLIHQNIERKRAELNRLAEKYGVSDRQVLIKSQELDRLLNEYEVKKDYYKRKKEVGSNRCEVGFSWRLRVCNKQ, via the coding sequence ATGGGATTAATCCATCAGAACATAGAGCGGAAACGGGCGGAGCTGAACCGCTTAGCTGAAAAATATGGAGTGTCGGATCGACAGGTATTGATCAAGTCCCAGGAATTGGACCGATTGTTAAATGAGTATGAGGTGAAGAAAGACTATTATAAAAGAAAAAAAGAAGTTGGATCCAATAGATGTGAAGTCGGGTTTTCGTGGCGTCTTCGGGTATGCAACAAACAATAA